The DNA sequence AGAGTTAAAAGAAAGTGGAGTTAGTCAATCAAGTATTAATGCTTTAAGAAAGGCTGTTATTAAAGATAAAAAAAGAAATAATTCTTTAGATAATGCTGAAATTTCTACTTTTTCACAAACTCAAAATCAAGAAAATGCTTCAAAGAATGAAAAAAAACATGATACCAATATAAAGGTAGAAAAAAAGCTACAAATACAAAATAATCTTTCAGAAGTAAAAAAAGAAAATGATAAAATTTATATTTTAAATTCAAATAAAATCAATCAAAGCATTGAACTAAGACTTAATGCAAATTTAAGTGAAAAAGATGTTAAAAGTTTTGTTTTAGATGAAAAAGGAAATTTCCGTTATATCAGTGATTTTAGCGGTATTTTAGAGGGAGGAAAAAAAGAATATAAGATGGATGATTACCGAGTAGTCATCTCGCAATTTAATCCAAAGACGATTCGTATTGTTATCTATGCTAAAGAAAGAATTCCTATTGTTTTTGATTTTAATGATAAAAAAATAAAAATTTCAAAACAGTCTAATATTGCTATAAAAAATACAAAAAAAGAAATTCAAGTAACCCAAAAAGATTTACCAAAAAAGCAGGAAATCAAACCAATTAAGGCACAAGTTTCTCAAGAAAAAAAGCCAAGACAAGATAAAAAAGATCCTTTATATGTTTTAGATGTTGATAAAATTTCAAATTCTGTTATACTTAATTTAAGTGATAATTTAAGCGATGATGAAATTTCAATTTTTAGTTCTAAGGATCAAAAATTTTTTAGACAAATTGTAAGTTTTAAGGGAGTTTTAGAGGGAAATCGCAAAAATTTTACTTTTGGTAAAAATAATATTACAGTAACGCAATATAATCCAAAAACGGTTAGAGTTGTTCTTAGTTCTCCAAAAGATTTTAATATTTTTAAAAATTTAGAGGATAAAACTTTAACTTTAGGTTTTCAAAAGGATGTTAAAAAAACATCCAATAGCGATGATAAAAAAAATAAAAATAATAACAATAAAAATATCTTAACTCATAATTTTAAATCAAAAAAAATTATTGTTATTGATGCAGGACACGGTGGAAAAGATAGTGGAGCCTTAGGCAACAAGCAAGGGACTCTCAAAGAGAAAAATGTTGTTTTAAGCACAGCCTTAAAACTTGGAAATGAACTTAAAAAAAGAGGCTATAGAGTTCTTTATACCAGAAGTACTGATCAATTTATCAATTTAAGAGATAGGACTAAATTTGCCAATGATAAAAGAGCAGATTTGTTTATTTCTGTTCATGCTAATGCAGCACCTAATGCAAAAAAAGCTAAAAGCGCTGAAGGTGTAGAAACTTTCTTTCTAAGTCCTGCTAGAAGTGAAAGAAGTAAAAAAGCAGCTGAAAAAGAGAATCAAGGAGATTTTGAAGAAATTAATTATTTTTCTAAACAGAGTATTTTGAATTTTTTAAATCGTGAAAAAATTGTAGCATCAAATAAACTTGCTATTGATGTACAAAAAAATATATTAACTCAAACAAGAAAAAAATATAAAATTGTTGATGGCGGAGTGAGAGAAGCTCCTTTTTGGGTTCTTGTGGGAGCTCAAATGCCAGCAATTTTAATTGAAATAGGATATATTACTCACCCAAATGAAGGTCAAAGAATCGCAAGTAAAACTTTTCAAGATATTTTAGCCAAAGGGATTGCTGATGGAGTTGATAGCTACTTTTATCACAATCGTTAAATGAAAAAAGCAAATATAATTTTTAAAGATAATACACCTTTTTCTCTTGATTTTGATGATTTTTATTTTAATTCACAAGATGGAATACAAGAGAGTAAATATATTTATACAGAAGCTTTTAATTGGGATAATAAAGAGCAATTTGTTATCGCTGAAACAGGTTTTGGAATAGGGCTTAATTTTTTTCTAACTTTAAAAAGGTTTCTTAAGGAACAAAATGATGAAAAAAGATTGTTTTATATCAGTGTAGAAAAATTTTATATTGATAAAGAAAAATTAAGAGAAATTTATCAAAAACTTGGGTTTTATGAGGATTTTAAAGAAGTGCTTGAGCCTTTTTTAAAATTTTATCCCCCTTGTAAAGAGGGATACTATCGATTTTATTTTAAAAATTGTTTTTTAGATCTTATATTTGATGATATTTCAATTTTAAAAAAGCTTGATTTTAAAGCCAATGTATGGTTTTTAGATGGTTTTTCTCCTAGTAAAAACTCAGCTATGTTTGATGATAATGTATTATTTGAGGTGGCAAGATTATCAAAAAAAGGAACTCAGCTTTGTACATTTTCTGCAGCTAGTTTACTGCAAAAAAATCTTCGAAAAAATGGTTTTTGCATTCGGAAAATCAAAGGATTTAGAAAAAGAGAAATGATTCAGGCTTTTTTTGAAAATGATAAAACTGAACAAGAAATGTTTCAAGAAGCATATTTTAAAAGAGTTTCTCAAAAAATAAAAAATAAAGAAGTAGCGATTATAGGTGCAGGTATTTGTGCAGCAGTTTTAGCGTATGAGCTTTTTTTAAGAGGTTTTAAAATTAGTATTTTTGAAAAAAATGCTTGTTTAGGTGAGGGTGCTAGTGGTAATGAAAGCGGAATTTTAAGTTCTTTGATTTTAAAACCAGGTGTTGCTTTAGGTGAATTTTCTCAACTTGCTTTAGTTGAGGCCAATCGTTTTTATCGCCAAATTTTGGATTTAAAATTAGAAGGAGTTATAGAAATTGCACATAATGATTTAATGCAGGAGCGTTTTTTATCTCAAAAAAATAATATTTTATTTAATATTAAAAAAAATCAAGCATTTTTACAAGATGGTGGACACATCCAACCAAAAAAACTTGTTCAAGTTTTATTTGAAAAAAGTAAAGCTAAGATTTATTTTAATCATCAATTTGAGAATTATCAATATAAAAATGGCACCTTTAAACTTTTTTTTAATGGAATGAAGGATTATTATCAGTCAGAAATCTTAATTTATGCTATGGGTGCAGATACTAAAGATTTTATATCTTATGATTTTATGAATTTAAGTAAAGTTCGTGGTCAAGTTACTCATTTAGAGCCTTTTTGCGATATTCAATATCCACTTTCATCTAAAGCTTATATTTGTCCAAAAAATCAAGGAATACAAGTTATAGGTGCGAGTTATGATCGTTTAAATTCCAGTTTTAGTCCTAACAGTGAAGACGATAGAGAAAATATTAGAAATATTAAAGAAATTTTAAAAGGTGATGAAAAATTAATTTTTAAGGGATCTAAAGTAGGATTTAGATCTTATTCTAGTGATCGATTTGCTATTATCGGTGCTGCTTATGATGAAAATTTTTATAAAGAGTGCTATAAAGATTTATTATGGACAAAAAATAAAAAGCAGAAATTGCCTCAAAATATTCCCAATCTTTATTTAAATTTTGCTCATGGATCTCGAGCTTTTTCTACATCTATATTAGCCGCACGCTATCTTTGTGCTCTAATTGGAGATGAGCCTTTGTGTATAGATAAAGATTTTATTTCTTGTATTCATCCAGCTAGATTTTTAATTAGAAAATTAAAAAAAGGTTTAAAATAATAAATATAAAAATATTTTTTTATTATTTTAATTTTATTTAATTTTAAATCGTATTGTTTTATTATTAGTATAACAATTTTATTTTTAAGGAAAATTTCATGGTCGATTATAATCAAATAGAGTCTCGTTTGGTGGCGCTTGAGAAGCTTCCTTCTTTAAATTCTAATTCTTCTATTCCTAAAGCTTTGGAAAAAGCTGGATTTAGCAGAAGGGATTTTATGAAATGGGCAGGAGCTATGACAGCTTTTTTAGCACTTCCGGCAAGTTTTACACCTATGGTAGCAAAAGCTGCTGAATTGGCCGATAGATTACCCGTTATTTGGCTACATATGGCAGAATGTACAGGTTGTAGTGAAAGTTTATTAAGAAGTGATACACCAACAATAGATAGTTTAATATTTGATTATATATCTTTAGAGTATCATGAAACTGTAATGGCTGCTGCAGGTTGGCAAGCAGAAGAAAATTTAGAAAATGCAATTGAAAAATATAAAGGTCAATATGTTTTAATGGTAGAGGGTGGTATTCCATGTGGAGATAAAGAGCACTATCTTACAATAGGACCTCATGCAAAAACTGGATATGAGCTTAGTAAAAAAGCTAGTGAAAATGCTTATGCGATTTTAGCTATTGGAACCTGTTCTTCTTTTGGAGGAATACAAGCAGCAAGACCGAATCCAAGTAACGCACAACCTTTAAGTAAAGTTACTGATAAAACAGTGATTAATGTTCCAGGTTGTCCCCCAAGTGAAAAAAATATAGTAGGTAATGTTTTGCAGCTTTTGCTTTTTAAAGAACTTCCAGCGCTTGATGTTTATAATAGACCAAAATGGGCTTATGGTTTAAGAATTCATGATCTTTGTGAAAGACGTGGACATTTTGATGCAGGAGAATTTGTGCAAAGTTTTGGCGATGAAGGTGCAAAAAATGGTTATTGTCTTTATAAGGTAGGTTGTAAAGGACCTTATACTTTTAATAATTGCTCAAGAGAAAGATTTAATCAACATACTTCTTGGCCTATTCAAGCAGGACATGGTTGCATAGGATGTTCTGAACCAAATTTCTGGGATAATATGGGGCCTTTTGAAGAACCTTTAGCAAGTCATAAATTTGATACAGTTTTTGGTTTGGGCGCTGATAGTGTTTCAGATAAAATAGGCATAGGTGTGTTAACACTCACAGGAGTTGCAATTGCTGCTCATGCAGTGATCGCTTCTATGAAAAAAAATGAGGAGTAAGAATGAGTCAAAAAATAATAGTTGATCCAATTACAAGAATTGAAGGGCATTTAAGAGTTGAAGTTGTTGTTGATGATGATAATATTGTGAAAGAAGCTTATGCAGGTTCTACCTTATGGCGAGGTATTGAAACTATTGTTAAAGGAAGAGATCCAAGAGATGCGGGTTTTATGACTCAAAGAATTTGCGGAGTATGTACATTTTCTCATTATAAAGCAGGTATTGTAGCTGTTGAAAATGCCTTAGGAATTATCCCTCCTTTAAATGCATTACTTACAAGGACTTTGATGAATGCAGCTCTTTTTTTACATGATCATATAGTGCATTTTTATCAACTTCATGGACTTGATTGGGCTGATGTAGTAAGTGCTTTAAGCGCTGATCCTAAAAAAGCGAGTGATGAGGCTTTTAAATATACCTCAAATCCTTATGCAACAGGAGCTGATAAGCTTCTTGAAGTACAACAAAGGCTTAAAATTTTTGTAGATAAAGGCAATTTGGGACCTTTTGCAAATGCTTATTATGGACATCCAACTTATCGTTTGACTCCAGAGGAAAATTTAATTGTTCTTTCTCATTATTTAGAATGCTTAAGAATTCAAAGAATTATTGCTCAATGTATGGCTATTTTTGGAGCAAAAAATCCACATCCGCAAAGTTTAACTGTTGGGGGTGTAACTTGTGTTATGGATCTTTTGAATCCTTCAAGAATGGGAGAATATATGAGTAAATTCCAAGAGGTGCAAGATTTTGTAAATCATGCTTATTATCCAGATCTTGTAATGGCAGGAAAAGCTTATGCAAATGAAGCCAGTGTTTTGAATGATATTGGAGTAAATAATCTATTTACTTTTCAAGAATTTCAACTTGGAAAAAATGAATGGTTATTTGAAAGCGGCATAATTAAAAATGGAGATTTAAGTAAAGTTTATGAAGTAGATGAAAATAAAATTACTGAAGAGGCAACTCATTCTTGGTATGTGGATAATGAACCTTTACATCCTTATGATGGTAAAACAAATCCAAATTATACGGGACTTATTGATGGTGATAGCATAGATCATCATGGAAATAAAGTTAATTCTAAAGTTTTTGATACTAAGGGAAAATATAGTTGGATTAAAGCTCCACGGTATGAAGGAAATCCAATGCAAGTTGGACCTCTTGCAAATATAGTGGTTAATTATGCTAAAGG is a window from the Campylobacter sp. RM10537 genome containing:
- the mnmC gene encoding bifunctional tRNA (5-methylaminomethyl-2-thiouridine)(34)-methyltransferase MnmD/FAD-dependent 5-carboxymethylaminomethyl-2-thiouridine(34) oxidoreductase MnmC, which encodes MKKANIIFKDNTPFSLDFDDFYFNSQDGIQESKYIYTEAFNWDNKEQFVIAETGFGIGLNFFLTLKRFLKEQNDEKRLFYISVEKFYIDKEKLREIYQKLGFYEDFKEVLEPFLKFYPPCKEGYYRFYFKNCFLDLIFDDISILKKLDFKANVWFLDGFSPSKNSAMFDDNVLFEVARLSKKGTQLCTFSAASLLQKNLRKNGFCIRKIKGFRKREMIQAFFENDKTEQEMFQEAYFKRVSQKIKNKEVAIIGAGICAAVLAYELFLRGFKISIFEKNACLGEGASGNESGILSSLILKPGVALGEFSQLALVEANRFYRQILDLKLEGVIEIAHNDLMQERFLSQKNNILFNIKKNQAFLQDGGHIQPKKLVQVLFEKSKAKIYFNHQFENYQYKNGTFKLFFNGMKDYYQSEILIYAMGADTKDFISYDFMNLSKVRGQVTHLEPFCDIQYPLSSKAYICPKNQGIQVIGASYDRLNSSFSPNSEDDRENIRNIKEILKGDEKLIFKGSKVGFRSYSSDRFAIIGAAYDENFYKECYKDLLWTKNKKQKLPQNIPNLYLNFAHGSRAFSTSILAARYLCALIGDEPLCIDKDFISCIHPARFLIRKLKKGLK
- a CDS encoding nickel-dependent hydrogenase large subunit, translating into MSQKIIVDPITRIEGHLRVEVVVDDDNIVKEAYAGSTLWRGIETIVKGRDPRDAGFMTQRICGVCTFSHYKAGIVAVENALGIIPPLNALLTRTLMNAALFLHDHIVHFYQLHGLDWADVVSALSADPKKASDEAFKYTSNPYATGADKLLEVQQRLKIFVDKGNLGPFANAYYGHPTYRLTPEENLIVLSHYLECLRIQRIIAQCMAIFGAKNPHPQSLTVGGVTCVMDLLNPSRMGEYMSKFQEVQDFVNHAYYPDLVMAGKAYANEASVLNDIGVNNLFTFQEFQLGKNEWLFESGIIKNGDLSKVYEVDENKITEEATHSWYVDNEPLHPYDGKTNPNYTGLIDGDSIDHHGNKVNSKVFDTKGKYSWIKAPRYEGNPMQVGPLANIVVNYAKGNKNVVGVVDEFLKETGLPLDAVFSTLGRTAMRCLEAKIVANNALRAFDNLVENLKVDQTTCAPYTPDTSKMVNGEYRGRYMGHVPRGTLSHWCRIKNGVIENWQAVVPSTWNASPKDANGIGGSYEQCLIGLKIADVKQPLEIIRKIHSYDPCIACAVHVMDTKGNNLSEYKVNINL
- a CDS encoding hydrogenase small subunit; the encoded protein is MVDYNQIESRLVALEKLPSLNSNSSIPKALEKAGFSRRDFMKWAGAMTAFLALPASFTPMVAKAAELADRLPVIWLHMAECTGCSESLLRSDTPTIDSLIFDYISLEYHETVMAAAGWQAEENLENAIEKYKGQYVLMVEGGIPCGDKEHYLTIGPHAKTGYELSKKASENAYAILAIGTCSSFGGIQAARPNPSNAQPLSKVTDKTVINVPGCPPSEKNIVGNVLQLLLFKELPALDVYNRPKWAYGLRIHDLCERRGHFDAGEFVQSFGDEGAKNGYCLYKVGCKGPYTFNNCSRERFNQHTSWPIQAGHGCIGCSEPNFWDNMGPFEEPLASHKFDTVFGLGADSVSDKIGIGVLTLTGVAIAAHAVIASMKKNEE